The following are from one region of the Lacinutrix sp. Bg11-31 genome:
- a CDS encoding alpha/beta hydrolase: protein MKRILYLLVIFFSAQFIAAQVTYKNFNSEKLGEAREIKIQLPRSYDSGDKSYPIIVVLDGDYMFEIVAGNVEYAAYWEDIPEAIVVGINQFDKRESDTMYSEQNSLPVENGEAFFDFIGQELIPYIEKTYRTEKFKVAVGHGITANFINYYLFKEIPLFNAYISLSPELAPDMQTFLTERLPNISTKTFYYLATSNNDIKGVKTKTEALNTAIKGIENKNVLSTFDNFDGPTHYSLPAHAIPKALESIFFVFKPISMEEYKETILKLETSPVDYLTEKYETIQDLFGIKKPILVNDFRAIAAAIKKSKKFEYFEPLGKLARKQYPNTLLGNYYLGRFYEETGNTKKAMKTYQSAYILEEIGGITKDHVLELSDQIKADFGY from the coding sequence ATGAAACGTATTTTATACCTTTTAGTTATCTTTTTTTCAGCTCAATTTATTGCAGCACAAGTCACGTATAAAAACTTTAATTCCGAAAAACTAGGAGAAGCTAGAGAAATTAAAATTCAATTACCAAGAAGTTACGATTCTGGAGATAAAAGTTACCCTATAATTGTAGTTTTAGATGGTGATTATATGTTCGAAATCGTTGCTGGAAACGTGGAATATGCAGCCTATTGGGAAGATATTCCAGAAGCAATAGTAGTTGGTATTAATCAGTTCGATAAAAGAGAGAGCGACACTATGTATTCTGAGCAAAACTCACTACCTGTAGAAAATGGAGAGGCTTTTTTCGATTTTATTGGGCAAGAGCTAATTCCTTATATAGAAAAAACCTACAGAACAGAAAAATTTAAAGTAGCAGTTGGTCATGGCATTACAGCCAATTTTATTAACTATTACTTGTTTAAGGAAATTCCGTTATTTAATGCCTACATAAGTTTAAGTCCAGAGTTAGCCCCAGATATGCAAACTTTTTTAACCGAAAGACTTCCTAATATATCAACAAAAACATTCTATTATCTAGCAACCTCTAATAACGATATCAAAGGTGTTAAAACAAAAACGGAAGCTTTAAATACAGCTATAAAAGGAATAGAAAATAAAAACGTGTTAAGCACTTTCGATAATTTCGATGGACCAACACATTATTCACTTCCAGCCCATGCCATACCTAAGGCTTTAGAAAGTATTTTCTTTGTTTTTAAGCCAATTTCTATGGAAGAATATAAGGAAACTATTCTAAAACTAGAAACCTCTCCTGTAGATTACTTAACCGAAAAATATGAAACGATCCAAGACCTTTTCGGTATAAAAAAACCAATACTAGTAAACGATTTTAGAGCAATAGCAGCAGCAATAAAGAAATCTAAAAAGTTTGAGTATTTCGAGCCTTTAGGAAAACTAGCTAGAAAACAATATCCAAATACACTTTTAGGAAACTACTATTTAGGACGTTTTTACGAAGAAACAGGTAATACTAAAAAAGCAATGAAAACCTATCAATCTGCCTATATATTAGAAGAAATAGGAGGTATTACAAAGGATCACGTTTTAGAATTGTCCGATCAAATTAAAGCAGATTTCGGTTACTAA
- the panC gene encoding pantoate--beta-alanine ligase, with product MIVFTNKLEIQDHISKEKAKGITFGFVPTMGALHNGHLSLVERALKENDTCVVSVFVNPTQFDNVDDLEKYPRTLEQDITLLETVSKTILVYAPSVEDIYEGNTKAEHFSFDGLEFEMEGKFRKGHFDGVGTIVKRLFEIVTPDIAYFGEKDFQQLAIIKKLAQKYNIPVNVKGCKIYREDSGLAYSSRNSRLKPDYRKAAPFIFKTITAAKEKFGTKSAKEVTEWVEKQFAKNKFLELEYFIIAEVTTLKTVKRKSKSKTYRAFVAAYADDIRLIDNIALN from the coding sequence ATGATAGTTTTCACCAATAAATTAGAAATTCAAGATCATATTTCAAAAGAAAAGGCAAAAGGAATAACCTTTGGCTTCGTCCCGACTATGGGAGCTTTACATAATGGACACCTATCTTTAGTAGAAAGAGCTTTAAAAGAGAATGATACTTGTGTTGTAAGTGTTTTTGTAAATCCTACGCAGTTTGACAATGTCGATGATTTAGAAAAATACCCAAGAACTTTAGAGCAGGATATTACGCTTTTAGAAACTGTTTCTAAAACAATTTTAGTTTACGCTCCAAGTGTTGAGGATATATATGAAGGCAATACAAAAGCCGAACATTTTAGTTTCGACGGTCTAGAATTCGAAATGGAAGGCAAGTTTCGCAAAGGTCATTTTGATGGCGTAGGTACCATTGTTAAAAGACTTTTTGAAATAGTAACGCCAGATATTGCTTATTTTGGAGAAAAAGATTTTCAGCAATTAGCAATAATAAAAAAACTTGCTCAAAAATATAATATTCCTGTAAATGTAAAGGGTTGTAAAATCTATAGAGAAGACAGTGGATTGGCTTACAGTTCTAGAAATTCAAGACTAAAACCAGATTATAGAAAAGCAGCTCCTTTTATCTTTAAAACAATAACAGCTGCCAAAGAAAAGTTTGGCACAAAAAGTGCTAAAGAAGTAACGGAATGGGTTGAAAAACAGTTTGCTAAAAACAAGTTCTTAGAACTTGAATATTTTATAATTGCAGAGGTTACAACCTTAAAAACAGTAAAAAGAAAATCTAAATCTAAAACGTATCGTGCGTTTGTTGCTGCCTATGCAGATGACATAAGATTAATAGATAATATAGCACTAAATTAA
- a CDS encoding glycogen/starch synthase: MKDKRILYVSSEVVPYLPETEISSMSFETPRMVNQQGGQIRIFMPRYGNINERRHQLHEVIRLSGINLVINDLDMPLIIKVASIPKERIQVYFIDNDEYFKRKATLTDEDGKLFSDNDERAIFFAKGVIETVKKLNWSPDIIHVHGWLAALLPLYLKQFYKDEPLFTESKIVTSVYNQSFEDTLNKDLINKVAFDNIDKDALKKLEKPTYNNLMKVAIDNSDALIIGSQEIPKELADYLEKTDKPVLDYKEKDEFAEAYTAFYNESVL; this comes from the coding sequence ATGAAAGATAAGAGAATATTATATGTGTCGTCTGAAGTAGTACCATATTTGCCAGAAACAGAGATTTCTTCAATGTCGTTTGAAACTCCAAGAATGGTAAACCAACAAGGAGGACAAATTAGAATATTCATGCCTAGATATGGAAATATTAACGAAAGAAGACATCAATTACATGAGGTAATTAGACTTTCTGGAATTAATTTAGTGATTAACGATTTAGATATGCCACTTATTATTAAAGTAGCTTCTATACCAAAAGAACGTATTCAAGTTTATTTTATAGATAATGATGAGTACTTTAAAAGAAAAGCAACATTAACAGATGAAGATGGTAAATTGTTTTCAGATAACGATGAACGTGCAATTTTCTTTGCAAAAGGTGTAATCGAAACGGTTAAAAAATTAAACTGGTCTCCAGATATTATTCATGTTCATGGATGGCTTGCAGCCTTACTCCCTCTATACTTAAAGCAGTTCTATAAAGATGAACCTTTATTTACCGAAAGTAAAATTGTGACCTCTGTATACAATCAAAGCTTTGAAGACACGTTAAATAAAGACCTAATTAATAAAGTTGCTTTCGATAATATTGATAAAGACGCATTAAAAAAATTAGAGAAACCTACTTACAATAATTTAATGAAGGTAGCTATAGACAACTCTGACGCTTTAATAATTGGTTCTCAAGAGATACCTAAAGAATTAGCAGATTACTTAGAAAAAACAGACAAGCCTGTTTTAGACTATAAAGAAAAAGACGAGTTTGCAGAAGCTTACACTGCGTTTTATAATGAAAGTGTTTTATAA
- the radA gene encoding DNA repair protein RadA encodes MAKVKTTFFCQSCGTQYSKWQGQCTACKEWNTIVEEVIQKPEKSTWKTSTNTQKRVSKPLTIKEIDSSKEARLDTLDAEFNRVLGGGIVPGSLTLLGGEPGIGKSTLLLQISLKLPYKTLYVSGEESQKQIKMRAERINPNNDSCYILTETKTQNIFKQIEALEPDIVIIDSIQTLHSDYIESSSGSISQVKECTTELIKFAKETNTPVVLIGHITKDGNIAGPKILEHMVDTVLQFEGDRNHVFRILRAQKNRFGSTHELGIYEMQGSGLREVSNPSEILISKKDEELSGNAIAATLEGVRPLMIEVQALVSTAVYGTPQRSATGFNAKRLNMLLAVLEKRAGFRLGAKDVFLNITGGINVDDPAIDLAVVAAILSSSEDEALPSNYCFAAEVGLSGEIRPVQRVEQRILEAEKLGFSAIFISKYNKIALKNTTIKIQLISKIEDLVSSLF; translated from the coding sequence ATGGCTAAAGTTAAAACCACCTTTTTTTGCCAAAGTTGCGGCACACAATATTCTAAATGGCAAGGACAATGCACAGCTTGTAAAGAGTGGAATACTATTGTGGAAGAAGTAATCCAAAAGCCAGAAAAAAGCACATGGAAAACGTCAACAAATACACAAAAACGTGTATCTAAGCCTTTAACAATAAAGGAGATTGATTCCTCTAAAGAAGCAAGGTTAGATACTTTAGATGCAGAGTTTAATCGTGTTTTAGGAGGTGGTATTGTACCAGGCTCATTAACACTTTTAGGTGGAGAACCAGGAATAGGAAAAAGTACATTACTACTTCAAATATCTTTAAAATTACCATACAAAACATTATACGTTTCAGGAGAAGAAAGCCAGAAACAAATAAAAATGCGTGCAGAACGTATAAATCCAAATAACGACAGTTGTTATATTCTTACCGAAACTAAAACACAAAATATCTTCAAGCAAATAGAAGCTTTAGAACCAGACATTGTTATTATAGATTCTATTCAAACGTTACATAGCGATTATATAGAGTCTTCAAGCGGAAGCATATCGCAAGTTAAAGAATGTACCACAGAGCTTATTAAATTTGCAAAAGAAACTAATACACCAGTTGTTCTAATTGGGCATATTACTAAAGACGGTAATATTGCTGGTCCAAAAATTTTGGAGCACATGGTAGATACTGTTTTGCAATTTGAAGGAGATAGAAATCATGTATTCAGAATTTTACGTGCTCAAAAAAATCGTTTTGGTTCTACACACGAATTAGGTATTTACGAAATGCAAGGCTCTGGATTGCGTGAGGTAAGCAACCCAAGCGAAATACTAATTTCTAAAAAGGACGAAGAGCTTTCTGGTAACGCCATTGCTGCAACCTTAGAAGGTGTTCGACCATTAATGATAGAGGTTCAAGCCTTGGTAAGTACAGCAGTTTATGGAACTCCTCAACGTAGCGCAACAGGTTTTAATGCCAAAAGGCTTAACATGTTATTGGCTGTTCTTGAAAAACGAGCAGGTTTTCGTTTGGGAGCAAAAGATGTTTTTTTAAATATTACAGGAGGTATAAACGTAGATGATCCTGCAATCGATTTAGCTGTAGTGGCAGCTATTCTGTCTTCAAGTGAAGACGAAGCTTTGCCTTCAAATTACTGCTTTGCTGCCGAAGTTGGTTTGTCTGGAGAAATTCGTCCTGTACAACGTGTGGAGCAGCGTATTTTAGAGGCAGAAAAGCTTGGTTTTTCAGCTATTTTTATTTCGAAATACAATAAAATTGCTTTAAAAAATACTACTATTAAAATTCAACTAATTTCTAAGATTGAAGATTTAGTGAGTAGCCTTTTTTAA
- a CDS encoding DUF4270 domain-containing protein codes for MIKSLKSITVLGLVLVISISCDSDFTNIESDIQGIKNFEATSKLFPFIARTQNFTPFTPSSTSDAVGVQTSGLNGNLFGVYKNPTNTFGTTVASIVTQVTPNAFNPDFGDLNRSIESIFLNIPYYSTKESTDDDGNNTYTLDSIFGDTSKKFKLSIYRSNYVLRDLDPNSDFQSPQCYFSNQAELFESNLTNADLIYKNENFTISASEHKVTEIIDGEEEIERFSPGIRIDLLKSNPDDTDTNRTLWQDIFFSNQGNDVLSTQSNFKDFFRGLIFKIELDDESNPDGSLTYLNFNSGSIIFDYTNQEEIDAEAAGEPYSDSNATTYTLGFSGNRVNTFNQINLEDHDGDLDNLYLKGTDGSMAVLELFSGNVEDEDGELVPSFDYFYGKKDKWLINEANLVFYVNQDLLNGGDDEPNRVTLYDLKNNTPIIDYYLDGSTNTTQPALSKAGFSEILTRDSDDNGVRYKIRLTAHITNIIQSDSTNVKLGLFLANNINVLTQSKVQGRNNDTDDSTLDIVPSTNILSPKGTILHGYDDNIDTPLRAEFEIFYTEPKN; via the coding sequence ATGATTAAAAGCCTTAAGTCTATAACTGTACTTGGCTTAGTTTTAGTAATCTCAATATCTTGTGATAGTGATTTTACCAATATTGAAAGTGATATTCAAGGTATAAAAAACTTTGAAGCAACAAGCAAGTTATTCCCATTTATTGCAAGAACACAAAATTTCACTCCTTTTACTCCAAGTAGTACAAGTGATGCTGTTGGTGTTCAAACAAGCGGATTAAACGGTAATCTTTTTGGAGTTTATAAAAACCCAACAAACACCTTTGGTACAACAGTAGCTAGTATTGTTACTCAAGTTACTCCAAATGCATTTAATCCAGATTTTGGCGATTTAAATAGAAGTATTGAGTCGATTTTTTTAAACATTCCATATTACTCAACTAAAGAAAGTACAGATGATGATGGTAATAACACTTACACATTAGATTCTATCTTTGGTGATACTAGTAAAAAATTTAAGCTTTCAATTTACAGAAGCAACTATGTCCTTAGAGATTTAGATCCAAATTCAGATTTTCAAAGCCCTCAATGTTATTTTTCTAATCAAGCCGAGTTATTTGAGTCTAATTTAACAAATGCAGATCTAATATATAAAAACGAGAATTTTACTATAAGCGCAAGCGAACACAAGGTTACAGAAATTATTGATGGTGAAGAAGAAATTGAACGCTTTTCTCCGGGCATAAGAATTGATTTATTAAAATCAAACCCAGACGACACAGATACTAACAGAACTCTTTGGCAAGATATTTTCTTTAGCAACCAAGGTAATGATGTCTTGAGTACGCAAAGTAATTTTAAAGACTTTTTTAGAGGTTTAATTTTTAAAATTGAATTAGACGACGAGAGTAATCCTGATGGTAGTTTAACCTATTTAAATTTTAATTCTGGAAGTATTATTTTCGATTATACAAACCAAGAAGAAATAGATGCAGAAGCTGCAGGCGAACCTTATAGTGATAGCAATGCAACTACCTATACTTTAGGATTTAGTGGCAATAGAGTAAATACTTTCAATCAAATTAATCTTGAAGATCACGATGGCGACTTAGACAACCTTTACCTTAAAGGTACAGATGGCTCAATGGCTGTTCTAGAATTGTTTTCTGGAAACGTAGAAGACGAAGATGGTGAACTAGTTCCTTCTTTCGATTATTTCTATGGCAAAAAAGACAAATGGTTAATTAACGAAGCAAATCTAGTTTTTTATGTAAACCAAGATCTCCTTAATGGAGGTGATGACGAACCTAATAGAGTAACGCTTTACGATTTAAAAAACAACACACCAATTATAGATTATTATTTAGACGGTTCTACAAATACTACTCAACCAGCACTTTCTAAAGCAGGTTTCTCTGAAATACTTACAAGAGATAGTGATGATAATGGTGTGCGTTACAAAATTAGGTTAACAGCACACATTACAAATATTATACAAAGTGATTCAACAAATGTTAAGTTAGGATTATTTCTAGCAAATAATATAAATGTACTTACGCAATCTAAAGTTCAAGGAAGAAACAATGATACTGATGACAGTACATTAGATATTGTGCCAAGCACAAATATTTTAAGCCCAAAAGGGACAATTTTACATGGTTACGACGACAATATCGACACACCATTAAGAGCAGAGTTTGAAATTTTTTATACAGAACCAAAAAACTAA
- a CDS encoding lysylphosphatidylglycerol synthase transmembrane domain-containing protein, with translation MNKSILKILKISLPILLGVFLIWYSLSKVSIGELVKHFKSANYFYIVLGVFLGLLSHLSRAYRWLFQLEPLGYKVKFGNSLMAVFATYLINYTIPRAGEVARASILTNYEGVPFEKGFGTIVAERVADVLVMLLIITITLFLEFDFIYNFFAERFNPIKVIAGFLLLVALGLFFIFYIKKSTSKIALKIKTFVNGLIEGALSIFKMKKKWAFIFHTFFIWGMYVLMFYVTSFAITGLQPIPFGAILIGFIAASFSIAATNGGLGSYPVAVFGAFAIFGIAETPSIAFGWIMWTSQTVMIILLGGLSLLYLPIYNRKK, from the coding sequence TTGAATAAATCCATTCTTAAAATATTAAAAATTTCGCTCCCAATTCTATTGGGAGTTTTTTTAATATGGTATTCTTTATCAAAGGTTTCTATAGGTGAGCTGGTAAAACATTTTAAATCTGCAAATTATTTTTATATAGTTTTAGGTGTATTTTTAGGGCTGCTAAGTCATTTGTCAAGAGCCTATAGATGGTTGTTTCAATTAGAGCCACTTGGTTATAAAGTAAAGTTTGGAAATAGTCTAATGGCAGTTTTTGCGACCTATTTAATAAATTATACTATTCCACGTGCTGGTGAAGTTGCACGAGCATCAATATTAACTAATTACGAGGGAGTACCTTTCGAAAAAGGCTTTGGAACTATAGTAGCAGAGCGTGTTGCAGATGTTTTAGTAATGCTATTAATTATAACTATTACTTTATTTTTAGAGTTCGACTTTATCTATAATTTTTTTGCCGAAAGATTTAATCCAATAAAAGTAATTGCCGGCTTTTTATTACTTGTAGCTTTAGGATTATTTTTTATTTTTTACATTAAAAAAAGTACATCAAAAATTGCACTAAAAATTAAGACGTTTGTTAACGGATTAATTGAAGGAGCACTTAGTATTTTTAAAATGAAGAAAAAATGGGCTTTCATCTTTCATACGTTCTTTATTTGGGGAATGTACGTACTCATGTTTTACGTCACTAGTTTTGCAATTACTGGTTTACAACCTATACCATTTGGAGCTATTTTAATAGGTTTTATCGCAGCAAGTTTTAGTATTGCTGCAACAAATGGAGGATTAGGATCTTATCCTGTAGCAGTTTTTGGAGCCTTTGCTATATTTGGAATTGCTGAAACTCCTAGCATTGCATTCGGTTGGATTATGTGGACCTCTCAAACAGTAATGATTATTCTTTTAGGAGGTCTGTCTCTATTATATCTACCTATATACAACAGAAAAAAATAA
- the panD gene encoding aspartate 1-decarboxylase, whose translation MQIQVVKSKIHRVKVTGADLNYIGSITIDEDLMDAANIIQGEKVQIVNNNNGARLETYAIPGPRNSGEITLNGAAARLVSPGDVLILITYGFMDIEEAKVFKPSLVFPDEATNLLK comes from the coding sequence ATGCAAATACAAGTAGTAAAATCTAAAATTCACAGAGTAAAAGTAACAGGTGCAGACCTTAATTATATTGGTAGTATTACTATCGACGAAGATTTAATGGATGCAGCTAATATTATTCAAGGCGAAAAAGTTCAAATTGTAAATAATAATAATGGCGCTCGATTAGAAACTTATGCTATTCCTGGACCAAGAAATAGTGGAGAAATAACATTAAATGGAGCAGCAGCAAGACTTGTTTCTCCTGGAGATGTACTTATATTGATTACTTACGGTTTTATGGATATTGAGGAAGCTAAAGTGTTTAAGCCATCATTGGTATTTCCTGATGAAGCTACTAATTTATTAAAATAA
- the glmS gene encoding glutamine--fructose-6-phosphate transaminase (isomerizing), protein MCGIVGYIGKKEAYPIILEGLKRLEYRGYDSSGIALYDGENLKLSKTKGKVIDLENKINKGMDTTGSVGIGHTRWATHGVPNDVNSHPHYSNSGDLVIIHNGIIENYASIKKELIKRGYTFSSDTDTEVLINLIEDVKKNEKVKLGKAVQIALNQVIGAYAIAVFDKNKPNEIVVAKLGSPLAIGVGENEFFIASDATPFLEYTKKAIYLEDEEMAIVSLKKGIKIRKIKDDSLVDPYIQELQLNLEQIVKGGYDHFMLKEIHEQPEAIKDTYRGRMLVKEGIIRMAGIDDNLERILNANRIIIIACGTSWHAGLVAEYIFEDLARIPVEVEYASEFRYRNPVITEKDVVIAISQSGETADTLAAIKLAKSKGAFVFGVCNVVGSSIARETHAGAYTHAGPEIGVASTKAFTTQITVLTLIALKLAKEKGTISKSDFQLHLQELELIPSKVQKALLQDEHIKTVAQVYKDAKNCLYLGRGYNFPVALEGALKLKEISYIHAEGYPAAEMKHGPIALIDEQMPVFVIATKKGHYEKVVSNIQEIKSRKGKIIGIVTEGDKDVKELADHVIEVPETIESLTPLLTTIPLQLLSYHIAVMLDKNVDQPRNLAKSVTVE, encoded by the coding sequence ATGTGTGGTATAGTTGGCTATATAGGTAAAAAAGAAGCATATCCTATTATTCTTGAAGGACTAAAAAGACTAGAATACAGAGGTTATGATAGTTCAGGAATTGCTTTATACGATGGTGAAAACTTAAAGCTATCTAAGACGAAAGGGAAAGTTATAGACCTAGAAAATAAGATTAATAAAGGAATGGACACTACTGGTTCAGTTGGTATTGGTCATACACGTTGGGCTACACATGGTGTACCAAACGATGTAAATTCACATCCACATTATTCTAATTCTGGAGATTTAGTAATAATCCATAACGGAATTATTGAAAACTATGCTTCAATAAAAAAGGAACTTATAAAAAGAGGTTATACTTTTTCTTCGGACACTGATACAGAAGTATTAATAAACCTTATTGAAGACGTAAAGAAAAATGAAAAAGTAAAACTTGGAAAAGCTGTACAAATAGCCCTGAACCAAGTTATTGGCGCTTATGCTATTGCTGTTTTCGACAAAAATAAACCAAACGAAATTGTAGTTGCAAAATTAGGAAGTCCGCTAGCTATTGGTGTAGGAGAAAACGAATTTTTTATAGCAAGTGATGCAACTCCATTTTTAGAATATACTAAGAAAGCTATTTATCTTGAGGATGAAGAAATGGCTATAGTTAGTTTAAAAAAAGGTATTAAAATTAGAAAAATTAAAGACGACTCCTTAGTAGATCCATACATTCAAGAATTACAGCTTAACTTAGAGCAAATAGTAAAAGGTGGTTACGACCACTTTATGCTAAAAGAAATTCACGAACAACCAGAAGCCATAAAAGATACTTATCGCGGAAGAATGTTAGTAAAAGAAGGCATAATTAGAATGGCTGGAATAGATGATAATCTTGAACGCATTCTAAATGCTAATAGAATTATTATTATAGCTTGCGGAACATCTTGGCACGCAGGTTTAGTTGCAGAATATATATTTGAAGATTTAGCTAGAATTCCAGTTGAAGTCGAATACGCTTCAGAATTTAGATATAGAAATCCAGTTATTACAGAAAAAGATGTTGTTATTGCTATTTCTCAATCTGGAGAAACTGCAGATACATTGGCTGCAATAAAATTAGCAAAATCTAAAGGAGCATTTGTTTTTGGGGTTTGTAATGTTGTTGGTTCTTCTATTGCAAGAGAAACACACGCAGGAGCATATACACATGCTGGACCAGAAATAGGTGTCGCATCTACAAAAGCTTTCACAACACAAATTACAGTATTAACTTTAATTGCATTAAAGCTCGCAAAAGAAAAGGGCACTATTTCTAAGTCTGATTTTCAACTTCATTTGCAAGAACTAGAACTGATCCCTAGTAAAGTTCAAAAAGCATTATTGCAAGATGAACATATTAAAACAGTAGCTCAAGTATATAAAGACGCTAAAAACTGTTTGTATTTAGGTCGTGGTTATAACTTTCCTGTTGCATTAGAAGGCGCTTTAAAACTTAAAGAAATTTCTTATATCCATGCTGAAGGTTATCCTGCTGCAGAAATGAAACATGGACCAATTGCTTTAATAGATGAGCAAATGCCTGTTTTTGTAATAGCGACAAAGAAAGGTCATTACGAAAAAGTAGTAAGTAACATTCAAGAAATAAAATCCCGTAAAGGAAAAATTATTGGTATTGTTACAGAAGGAGATAAAGATGTAAAAGAGCTTGCAGATCATGTTATTGAGGTTCCAGAAACAATAGAGTCTCTAACACCTTTATTAACTACTATACCTTTGCAGTTATTATCTTATCATATAGCAGTAATGCTTGATAAAAATGTAGACCAACCTAGAAATCTAGCTAAATCTGTTACTGTAGAATAA